The Conger conger chromosome 15, fConCon1.1, whole genome shotgun sequence genome contains a region encoding:
- the LOC133111348 gene encoding semaphorin-6D-like isoform X1 translates to MAPRGHLLLGCLLLASALPCVRAVVFPEDSAPLDSVDHHYSRRYPVFRGRPSGNESQHRLDFQLMAKIQDTLFIAGRDQVYLVSLRESYRNEIIPYRKLTWRSRQEDRETCAMKGKHRDECHNFIKVLAPRNDDLVFICGTNGFNPMCRFYRLDNLEFDGEEISGLARCPFDAKQTNVALFADGKLYSATVADFLASDAVIYRSMGDGSALRTIKYDSKWLKEPHFLHAVNYGNYVYFFFREIAAEYNSLGKAVYSRVSRICKNDVGGSQRVLEKHWTSFVKARLNCSVPGESFFYFDVLQSITEIVDVNGVPTVVGVFTTQLNSIPGSAVCAFSMADIEKAFQGQFKEQKTADSVWTAFPEHKLPKPRPGCCAGHGPAEGYKTSIEFPDETLQFIKSHPLMDAAVPSVNDEPWFTKTRVRYRLTAVAVDNSAGPYQNYTVLFIGSEAGVVLKVLAKTSQHSLNDSVLLEEIDVFNRAKCASSSEEDRRVLSLHLDTETHGLYVAFSSCVIRMPLSRCQRHTSCHKSCIASRDPYCGWMPHRSCEKIPAGQLTGYEQDVEYGNTARLGDCHEFLAATSTPDYKSFGDPTSDMELSSASVTTVTTVPVATTQITTAQTPEINSSREFVPRDVPTITAQSSGALPGVPQGVWEVQSGESNQMVHMNVLITCVFAAFLLGAMIAGMTVYCYRDAFLQKPRRIHKDGESAQSCTDSAGSFAKLNGLFDSPVKDYQQSMDSPKLYTNLLNSGKDPLSGSDTKAMMLVGQPPELSALPTPESTPVLQQKSLQPIRSQWEKAQGKVLPSRRDSSPKSPQYFPSSPPPHSPLGHGHIPSAVVLPNATHDYRASFSSGSDASRGERKPQNAELPAGSRPGRKEHRRAVETRNTLNDLLKHLTDGSGGAGGGGGGGGGGGGGGGGGGHKAILVDPPSSPRPNMMLDPMMGLEVPPKVPSREASLYSPSSSLPRNSPTKRVDVPTTPTSPPGQTDTLERQRGYQRASQRHSISALPKNFSSPNGVGVAVSRQPSMNRGGYMPPTPPSRLDSHGVPRGMHPQPSLSRQSSYSGHGSLPRTGVRRTPSLKPDVPPKPNGFVPQTAQIRVVNKYSY, encoded by the exons ATGGCCCCTCGGGGACACCTGCTCCTGGGCTGCCTGCTATTGGCCAGCGCGCTGCCGTGCGTCCGCGCCGTCGTCTTCCCTGAGGACTCCGCCCCACTGGACTCCGTGGACCACCACT ACTCCCGACGGTATCCTGTCTTCAGGGGCCGCCCCTCGGGCAATGAATCTCAACACAGACTGGACTTCCAGCTGATGGCCAAGATCCAGGACACACTCTTCATCGCTGGCAG AGACCAGGTCTACTTAGTGAGTCTGCGAGAATCGTACCGGAACGAAATCATCCCGTACAGG AAACTGACATGGAGGTCTCGCCAAGAGGACCGGGAGACCTGTGCCATGAAAGGCAAACACAGA GATGAATGCCATAATTTCATAAAAGTGCTGGCCCCCAGAAATGACGATCTGGTTTTCATCTGCGGAACCAACGGATTTAACCCCATGTGCAGGTTCTACCGG TTGGACAACCTGGAGTTTGACGGGGAGGAAATAAGTGGTTTGGCAAGGTGCCCATTTGACGCCAAACAGACCAATGTCGCCCTGTTTGCTG ACGGGAAGCTGTACTCTGCTACAGTGGCAGACTTTCTGGCCAGCGATGCCGTCATTTACCGCAGCATGGGAGATGGCTCCGCCCTCAGGACCATCAAGTACgactcaaaatggctgaaag AACCCCACTTTCTGCACGCAGTGAATTATGGGAATTACGTCTACTTCTTCTTCAGGGAAATCGCAGCAGAGTACAACAGCCTGGGAAAG GCGGTGTATTCCAGAGTGTCCCGCATATGCAAGAACGACGTGGGCGGGTCCCAGAGAGTCCTGGAGAAACACTGGACCTCGTTCGTGAAGGCCCGGCTGAACTGCTCCGTCCCCGGGGAGTCCTTCTTCTACTTCGACGTGCTGCAGTCCATCACCGAGATCGTCGACGTCAACGGAGTCCCCACCGTGGTGGGCGTGTTCACCACGCAGCTCAACAG CATCCCAGGTTCTGCGGTGTGCGCGTTCTCCATGGCGGACATCGAAAAGGCCTTCCAGGGCCAGTTTAAGGAGCAGAAAACAGCCGACTCGGTCTGGACGGCTTTCCCCGAACACAAGCTGCCAAAACCCAG GCCCGGCTGCTGTGCAGGACATGGTCCCGCAGAGGGGTACAAAACCTCCATCGAGTTCCCCGACGAAACGCTGCAATTCATCAAGTCCCACCCCCTGATGGATGCCGCTGTTCCCTCGGTCAACGACGAGCCCTGGTTCACAAAGACCCGCGTGCG GTACAGGCTGACGGCGGTAGCAGTGGACAACTCGGCCGGCCCGTACCAGAACTACACGGTGCTTTTCATCGGCTCCGAAGCAGGCGTCGTCCTGAAGGTGCTGGCCAAGACTTCCCAGCATTCCCTGAACGACAGCGTCTTGCTGGAGGAGATCGACGTCTTCAACCGGGCCAA GTGTGCCTCGAGCAGCGAGGAGGACAGACGCGTGCTGTCACTGCACCTGGACACAGAGACGCACGGCCTGTACGTGGCCTTCTCCAGCTGCGTCATCAGGATGCCTCTCAGCCGCTGCCAACGCCACACCTCCTGCCACAA GTCCTGCATCGCGTCGCGGGATCCCTACTGCGGCTGGATGCCACACCGGTCCTGCGAGAAGATCCCGGCCGGCCAGCT AACCGGCTACGAACAGGACGTGGAGTACGGAAACACCGCTCGGCTGGGCGACTGTCACG AATTTTTGGCAGCTACATCTACGCCAGATTACAAATCATTTGGCGACCCAACGTCTG ACATGGAGTTGTCGTCAGCGTCAGTCACAACGGTGACGACCGTCCCCGTAGCAACAACCCAAATCACTACCGCTCAGACACCTGAAATTAACAGTTCAAGGGAATTTGTGCCCCGAGACGTCCCCACCATCACTGCCCAGTCTTCTGGGGCCTTACCTGGTGTGCCTCAGG GTGTGTGGGAGGTGCAGTCGGGCGAGTCCAACCAGATGGTCCACATGAACGTTCTGATCACCTGCGTTTTCGCCGCCTTCCTCCTGGGGGCCATGATCGCGGGGATGACGGTGTACTGCTACCGGGACGCCTTCCTACAGAAGCCCAGGAGGATCCATAAGGACGGCGAGTCGGCGCAGTCCTGCACGGACTCCGCCGGAAGCTTCGCCAAGCTCAACGGCCTCTTCGACAGCCCGGTGAAGGACTACCAGCAGAGCATGGACTCGCCCAAGCTCTACACCAACCTGCTCAACTCCGGCAAGGACCCGCTGTCCGGCTCGGACACCAAGGCCATGATGCTGGTGGGCCAGCCGCCGGAGCTGTCGGCCCTGCCCACCCCGGAGTCCACGCCCGTCCTGCAGCAGAAGAGCCTGCAGCCGATCAGGAGCCAGTGGGAGAAGGCCCAGGGCAAGGTGCTGCCGTCTCGCCGGGACTCGTCGCCCAAAAGCCCGCAGTACTTTCCCTCCAGCCCGCCCCCGCACTCGCCCCTGGGCCACGGCCACATCCCCAGCGCGGTGGTGCTGCCCAACGCCACGCACGACTACCGCGCCTCCTTCTCCAGCGGCAGCGACGCCTCGCGGGGCGAGCGCAAGCCGCAGAACGCCGAGCTCCCGGCCGGCTCCAGGCCCGGCAGGAAGGAGCACCGGCGGGCGGTGGAGACCCGCAACACCCTCAACGACCTCCTCAAGCACCTCACGGACGGCAGCGGGGGagcgggaggtggaggtggaggaggaggaggaggaggaggaggaggagggggcggcGGGCACAAGGCCATCCTGGTGGACCCGCCCAGCTCCCCCCGCCCGAACATGATGCTGGACCCCATGATGGGCTTGGAGGTCCCGCCTAAAGTGCCCAGCCGGGAGGCCTCGCTGTACTCGCCCTCCTCCTCGCTGCCCAGAAACAGCCCCACCAAGCGGGTGGACGtgcccaccacccccacctcgcCCCCGGGGCAGACTGACACGCTGGAGCGGCAGAGGGGCTACCAGCGCGCCTCCCAGAGGCACTCCATATCCGCCCTCCCCAAAAACTTCAGCTCCCCCAACGGGGTGGGGGTGGCCGTGTCGCGGCAGCCCAGCATGAACAGAGGGGGCTACAtgccccccacgcccccctccaGACTGGACTCGCACGGGGTGCCCCGGGGCATGCACCCCCAGCCCTCCCTGTCCCGACAGAGCAGCTACAGCGGCCACGGGTCCCTGCCGCGCACGGGCGTCAGGAGGACGCCCTCGCTAAAGCCCGACGTCCCGCCCAAACCCAACGGGTTCGTCCCACAGACCGCCCAGATCAGGGTCGTGAACAAGTACAGCTACTGA
- the LOC133111348 gene encoding semaphorin-6D-like isoform X4 — MAPRGHLLLGCLLLASALPCVRAVVFPEDSAPLDSVDHHYSRRYPVFRGRPSGNESQHRLDFQLMAKIQDTLFIAGRDQVYLVSLRESYRNEIIPYRKLTWRSRQEDRETCAMKGKHRDECHNFIKVLAPRNDDLVFICGTNGFNPMCRFYRLDNLEFDGEEISGLARCPFDAKQTNVALFADGKLYSATVADFLASDAVIYRSMGDGSALRTIKYDSKWLKEPHFLHAVNYGNYVYFFFREIAAEYNSLGKAVYSRVSRICKNDVGGSQRVLEKHWTSFVKARLNCSVPGESFFYFDVLQSITEIVDVNGVPTVVGVFTTQLNSIPGSAVCAFSMADIEKAFQGQFKEQKTADSVWTAFPEHKLPKPRPGCCAGHGPAEGYKTSIEFPDETLQFIKSHPLMDAAVPSVNDEPWFTKTRVRYRLTAVAVDNSAGPYQNYTVLFIGSEAGVVLKVLAKTSQHSLNDSVLLEEIDVFNRAKCASSSEEDRRVLSLHLDTETHGLYVAFSSCVIRMPLSRCQRHTSCHKSCIASRDPYCGWMPHRSCEKIPAGQLTGYEQDVEYGNTARLGDCHEFLAATSTPDYKSFGDPTSGVWEVQSGESNQMVHMNVLITCVFAAFLLGAMIAGMTVYCYRDAFLQKPRRIHKDGESAQSCTDSAGSFAKLNGLFDSPVKDYQQSMDSPKLYTNLLNSGKDPLSGSDTKAMMLVGQPPELSALPTPESTPVLQQKSLQPIRSQWEKAQGKVLPSRRDSSPKSPQYFPSSPPPHSPLGHGHIPSAVVLPNATHDYRASFSSGSDASRGERKPQNAELPAGSRPGRKEHRRAVETRNTLNDLLKHLTDGSGGAGGGGGGGGGGGGGGGGGGHKAILVDPPSSPRPNMMLDPMMGLEVPPKVPSREASLYSPSSSLPRNSPTKRVDVPTTPTSPPGQTDTLERQRGYQRASQRHSISALPKNFSSPNGVGVAVSRQPSMNRGGYMPPTPPSRLDSHGVPRGMHPQPSLSRQSSYSGHGSLPRTGVRRTPSLKPDVPPKPNGFVPQTAQIRVVNKYSY, encoded by the exons ATGGCCCCTCGGGGACACCTGCTCCTGGGCTGCCTGCTATTGGCCAGCGCGCTGCCGTGCGTCCGCGCCGTCGTCTTCCCTGAGGACTCCGCCCCACTGGACTCCGTGGACCACCACT ACTCCCGACGGTATCCTGTCTTCAGGGGCCGCCCCTCGGGCAATGAATCTCAACACAGACTGGACTTCCAGCTGATGGCCAAGATCCAGGACACACTCTTCATCGCTGGCAG AGACCAGGTCTACTTAGTGAGTCTGCGAGAATCGTACCGGAACGAAATCATCCCGTACAGG AAACTGACATGGAGGTCTCGCCAAGAGGACCGGGAGACCTGTGCCATGAAAGGCAAACACAGA GATGAATGCCATAATTTCATAAAAGTGCTGGCCCCCAGAAATGACGATCTGGTTTTCATCTGCGGAACCAACGGATTTAACCCCATGTGCAGGTTCTACCGG TTGGACAACCTGGAGTTTGACGGGGAGGAAATAAGTGGTTTGGCAAGGTGCCCATTTGACGCCAAACAGACCAATGTCGCCCTGTTTGCTG ACGGGAAGCTGTACTCTGCTACAGTGGCAGACTTTCTGGCCAGCGATGCCGTCATTTACCGCAGCATGGGAGATGGCTCCGCCCTCAGGACCATCAAGTACgactcaaaatggctgaaag AACCCCACTTTCTGCACGCAGTGAATTATGGGAATTACGTCTACTTCTTCTTCAGGGAAATCGCAGCAGAGTACAACAGCCTGGGAAAG GCGGTGTATTCCAGAGTGTCCCGCATATGCAAGAACGACGTGGGCGGGTCCCAGAGAGTCCTGGAGAAACACTGGACCTCGTTCGTGAAGGCCCGGCTGAACTGCTCCGTCCCCGGGGAGTCCTTCTTCTACTTCGACGTGCTGCAGTCCATCACCGAGATCGTCGACGTCAACGGAGTCCCCACCGTGGTGGGCGTGTTCACCACGCAGCTCAACAG CATCCCAGGTTCTGCGGTGTGCGCGTTCTCCATGGCGGACATCGAAAAGGCCTTCCAGGGCCAGTTTAAGGAGCAGAAAACAGCCGACTCGGTCTGGACGGCTTTCCCCGAACACAAGCTGCCAAAACCCAG GCCCGGCTGCTGTGCAGGACATGGTCCCGCAGAGGGGTACAAAACCTCCATCGAGTTCCCCGACGAAACGCTGCAATTCATCAAGTCCCACCCCCTGATGGATGCCGCTGTTCCCTCGGTCAACGACGAGCCCTGGTTCACAAAGACCCGCGTGCG GTACAGGCTGACGGCGGTAGCAGTGGACAACTCGGCCGGCCCGTACCAGAACTACACGGTGCTTTTCATCGGCTCCGAAGCAGGCGTCGTCCTGAAGGTGCTGGCCAAGACTTCCCAGCATTCCCTGAACGACAGCGTCTTGCTGGAGGAGATCGACGTCTTCAACCGGGCCAA GTGTGCCTCGAGCAGCGAGGAGGACAGACGCGTGCTGTCACTGCACCTGGACACAGAGACGCACGGCCTGTACGTGGCCTTCTCCAGCTGCGTCATCAGGATGCCTCTCAGCCGCTGCCAACGCCACACCTCCTGCCACAA GTCCTGCATCGCGTCGCGGGATCCCTACTGCGGCTGGATGCCACACCGGTCCTGCGAGAAGATCCCGGCCGGCCAGCT AACCGGCTACGAACAGGACGTGGAGTACGGAAACACCGCTCGGCTGGGCGACTGTCACG AATTTTTGGCAGCTACATCTACGCCAGATTACAAATCATTTGGCGACCCAACGTCTG GTGTGTGGGAGGTGCAGTCGGGCGAGTCCAACCAGATGGTCCACATGAACGTTCTGATCACCTGCGTTTTCGCCGCCTTCCTCCTGGGGGCCATGATCGCGGGGATGACGGTGTACTGCTACCGGGACGCCTTCCTACAGAAGCCCAGGAGGATCCATAAGGACGGCGAGTCGGCGCAGTCCTGCACGGACTCCGCCGGAAGCTTCGCCAAGCTCAACGGCCTCTTCGACAGCCCGGTGAAGGACTACCAGCAGAGCATGGACTCGCCCAAGCTCTACACCAACCTGCTCAACTCCGGCAAGGACCCGCTGTCCGGCTCGGACACCAAGGCCATGATGCTGGTGGGCCAGCCGCCGGAGCTGTCGGCCCTGCCCACCCCGGAGTCCACGCCCGTCCTGCAGCAGAAGAGCCTGCAGCCGATCAGGAGCCAGTGGGAGAAGGCCCAGGGCAAGGTGCTGCCGTCTCGCCGGGACTCGTCGCCCAAAAGCCCGCAGTACTTTCCCTCCAGCCCGCCCCCGCACTCGCCCCTGGGCCACGGCCACATCCCCAGCGCGGTGGTGCTGCCCAACGCCACGCACGACTACCGCGCCTCCTTCTCCAGCGGCAGCGACGCCTCGCGGGGCGAGCGCAAGCCGCAGAACGCCGAGCTCCCGGCCGGCTCCAGGCCCGGCAGGAAGGAGCACCGGCGGGCGGTGGAGACCCGCAACACCCTCAACGACCTCCTCAAGCACCTCACGGACGGCAGCGGGGGagcgggaggtggaggtggaggaggaggaggaggaggaggaggaggagggggcggcGGGCACAAGGCCATCCTGGTGGACCCGCCCAGCTCCCCCCGCCCGAACATGATGCTGGACCCCATGATGGGCTTGGAGGTCCCGCCTAAAGTGCCCAGCCGGGAGGCCTCGCTGTACTCGCCCTCCTCCTCGCTGCCCAGAAACAGCCCCACCAAGCGGGTGGACGtgcccaccacccccacctcgcCCCCGGGGCAGACTGACACGCTGGAGCGGCAGAGGGGCTACCAGCGCGCCTCCCAGAGGCACTCCATATCCGCCCTCCCCAAAAACTTCAGCTCCCCCAACGGGGTGGGGGTGGCCGTGTCGCGGCAGCCCAGCATGAACAGAGGGGGCTACAtgccccccacgcccccctccaGACTGGACTCGCACGGGGTGCCCCGGGGCATGCACCCCCAGCCCTCCCTGTCCCGACAGAGCAGCTACAGCGGCCACGGGTCCCTGCCGCGCACGGGCGTCAGGAGGACGCCCTCGCTAAAGCCCGACGTCCCGCCCAAACCCAACGGGTTCGTCCCACAGACCGCCCAGATCAGGGTCGTGAACAAGTACAGCTACTGA
- the LOC133111348 gene encoding semaphorin-6D-like isoform X2 — translation MAPRGHLLLGCLLLASALPCVRAVVFPEDSAPLDSVDHHYSRRYPVFRGRPSGNESQHRLDFQLMAKIQDTLFIAGRDQVYLVSLRESYRNEIIPYRKLTWRSRQEDRETCAMKGKHRDECHNFIKVLAPRNDDLVFICGTNGFNPMCRFYRLDNLEFDGEEISGLARCPFDAKQTNVALFADGKLYSATVADFLASDAVIYRSMGDGSALRTIKYDSKWLKEPHFLHAVNYGNYVYFFFREIAAEYNSLGKAVYSRVSRICKNDVGGSQRVLEKHWTSFVKARLNCSVPGESFFYFDVLQSITEIVDVNGVPTVVGVFTTQLNSIPGSAVCAFSMADIEKAFQGQFKEQKTADSVWTAFPEHKLPKPRPGCCAGHGPAEGYKTSIEFPDETLQFIKSHPLMDAAVPSVNDEPWFTKTRVRLTAVAVDNSAGPYQNYTVLFIGSEAGVVLKVLAKTSQHSLNDSVLLEEIDVFNRAKCASSSEEDRRVLSLHLDTETHGLYVAFSSCVIRMPLSRCQRHTSCHKSCIASRDPYCGWMPHRSCEKIPAGQLTGYEQDVEYGNTARLGDCHEFLAATSTPDYKSFGDPTSDMELSSASVTTVTTVPVATTQITTAQTPEINSSREFVPRDVPTITAQSSGALPGVPQGVWEVQSGESNQMVHMNVLITCVFAAFLLGAMIAGMTVYCYRDAFLQKPRRIHKDGESAQSCTDSAGSFAKLNGLFDSPVKDYQQSMDSPKLYTNLLNSGKDPLSGSDTKAMMLVGQPPELSALPTPESTPVLQQKSLQPIRSQWEKAQGKVLPSRRDSSPKSPQYFPSSPPPHSPLGHGHIPSAVVLPNATHDYRASFSSGSDASRGERKPQNAELPAGSRPGRKEHRRAVETRNTLNDLLKHLTDGSGGAGGGGGGGGGGGGGGGGGGHKAILVDPPSSPRPNMMLDPMMGLEVPPKVPSREASLYSPSSSLPRNSPTKRVDVPTTPTSPPGQTDTLERQRGYQRASQRHSISALPKNFSSPNGVGVAVSRQPSMNRGGYMPPTPPSRLDSHGVPRGMHPQPSLSRQSSYSGHGSLPRTGVRRTPSLKPDVPPKPNGFVPQTAQIRVVNKYSY, via the exons ATGGCCCCTCGGGGACACCTGCTCCTGGGCTGCCTGCTATTGGCCAGCGCGCTGCCGTGCGTCCGCGCCGTCGTCTTCCCTGAGGACTCCGCCCCACTGGACTCCGTGGACCACCACT ACTCCCGACGGTATCCTGTCTTCAGGGGCCGCCCCTCGGGCAATGAATCTCAACACAGACTGGACTTCCAGCTGATGGCCAAGATCCAGGACACACTCTTCATCGCTGGCAG AGACCAGGTCTACTTAGTGAGTCTGCGAGAATCGTACCGGAACGAAATCATCCCGTACAGG AAACTGACATGGAGGTCTCGCCAAGAGGACCGGGAGACCTGTGCCATGAAAGGCAAACACAGA GATGAATGCCATAATTTCATAAAAGTGCTGGCCCCCAGAAATGACGATCTGGTTTTCATCTGCGGAACCAACGGATTTAACCCCATGTGCAGGTTCTACCGG TTGGACAACCTGGAGTTTGACGGGGAGGAAATAAGTGGTTTGGCAAGGTGCCCATTTGACGCCAAACAGACCAATGTCGCCCTGTTTGCTG ACGGGAAGCTGTACTCTGCTACAGTGGCAGACTTTCTGGCCAGCGATGCCGTCATTTACCGCAGCATGGGAGATGGCTCCGCCCTCAGGACCATCAAGTACgactcaaaatggctgaaag AACCCCACTTTCTGCACGCAGTGAATTATGGGAATTACGTCTACTTCTTCTTCAGGGAAATCGCAGCAGAGTACAACAGCCTGGGAAAG GCGGTGTATTCCAGAGTGTCCCGCATATGCAAGAACGACGTGGGCGGGTCCCAGAGAGTCCTGGAGAAACACTGGACCTCGTTCGTGAAGGCCCGGCTGAACTGCTCCGTCCCCGGGGAGTCCTTCTTCTACTTCGACGTGCTGCAGTCCATCACCGAGATCGTCGACGTCAACGGAGTCCCCACCGTGGTGGGCGTGTTCACCACGCAGCTCAACAG CATCCCAGGTTCTGCGGTGTGCGCGTTCTCCATGGCGGACATCGAAAAGGCCTTCCAGGGCCAGTTTAAGGAGCAGAAAACAGCCGACTCGGTCTGGACGGCTTTCCCCGAACACAAGCTGCCAAAACCCAG GCCCGGCTGCTGTGCAGGACATGGTCCCGCAGAGGGGTACAAAACCTCCATCGAGTTCCCCGACGAAACGCTGCAATTCATCAAGTCCCACCCCCTGATGGATGCCGCTGTTCCCTCGGTCAACGACGAGCCCTGGTTCACAAAGACCCGCGTGCG GCTGACGGCGGTAGCAGTGGACAACTCGGCCGGCCCGTACCAGAACTACACGGTGCTTTTCATCGGCTCCGAAGCAGGCGTCGTCCTGAAGGTGCTGGCCAAGACTTCCCAGCATTCCCTGAACGACAGCGTCTTGCTGGAGGAGATCGACGTCTTCAACCGGGCCAA GTGTGCCTCGAGCAGCGAGGAGGACAGACGCGTGCTGTCACTGCACCTGGACACAGAGACGCACGGCCTGTACGTGGCCTTCTCCAGCTGCGTCATCAGGATGCCTCTCAGCCGCTGCCAACGCCACACCTCCTGCCACAA GTCCTGCATCGCGTCGCGGGATCCCTACTGCGGCTGGATGCCACACCGGTCCTGCGAGAAGATCCCGGCCGGCCAGCT AACCGGCTACGAACAGGACGTGGAGTACGGAAACACCGCTCGGCTGGGCGACTGTCACG AATTTTTGGCAGCTACATCTACGCCAGATTACAAATCATTTGGCGACCCAACGTCTG ACATGGAGTTGTCGTCAGCGTCAGTCACAACGGTGACGACCGTCCCCGTAGCAACAACCCAAATCACTACCGCTCAGACACCTGAAATTAACAGTTCAAGGGAATTTGTGCCCCGAGACGTCCCCACCATCACTGCCCAGTCTTCTGGGGCCTTACCTGGTGTGCCTCAGG GTGTGTGGGAGGTGCAGTCGGGCGAGTCCAACCAGATGGTCCACATGAACGTTCTGATCACCTGCGTTTTCGCCGCCTTCCTCCTGGGGGCCATGATCGCGGGGATGACGGTGTACTGCTACCGGGACGCCTTCCTACAGAAGCCCAGGAGGATCCATAAGGACGGCGAGTCGGCGCAGTCCTGCACGGACTCCGCCGGAAGCTTCGCCAAGCTCAACGGCCTCTTCGACAGCCCGGTGAAGGACTACCAGCAGAGCATGGACTCGCCCAAGCTCTACACCAACCTGCTCAACTCCGGCAAGGACCCGCTGTCCGGCTCGGACACCAAGGCCATGATGCTGGTGGGCCAGCCGCCGGAGCTGTCGGCCCTGCCCACCCCGGAGTCCACGCCCGTCCTGCAGCAGAAGAGCCTGCAGCCGATCAGGAGCCAGTGGGAGAAGGCCCAGGGCAAGGTGCTGCCGTCTCGCCGGGACTCGTCGCCCAAAAGCCCGCAGTACTTTCCCTCCAGCCCGCCCCCGCACTCGCCCCTGGGCCACGGCCACATCCCCAGCGCGGTGGTGCTGCCCAACGCCACGCACGACTACCGCGCCTCCTTCTCCAGCGGCAGCGACGCCTCGCGGGGCGAGCGCAAGCCGCAGAACGCCGAGCTCCCGGCCGGCTCCAGGCCCGGCAGGAAGGAGCACCGGCGGGCGGTGGAGACCCGCAACACCCTCAACGACCTCCTCAAGCACCTCACGGACGGCAGCGGGGGagcgggaggtggaggtggaggaggaggaggaggaggaggaggaggagggggcggcGGGCACAAGGCCATCCTGGTGGACCCGCCCAGCTCCCCCCGCCCGAACATGATGCTGGACCCCATGATGGGCTTGGAGGTCCCGCCTAAAGTGCCCAGCCGGGAGGCCTCGCTGTACTCGCCCTCCTCCTCGCTGCCCAGAAACAGCCCCACCAAGCGGGTGGACGtgcccaccacccccacctcgcCCCCGGGGCAGACTGACACGCTGGAGCGGCAGAGGGGCTACCAGCGCGCCTCCCAGAGGCACTCCATATCCGCCCTCCCCAAAAACTTCAGCTCCCCCAACGGGGTGGGGGTGGCCGTGTCGCGGCAGCCCAGCATGAACAGAGGGGGCTACAtgccccccacgcccccctccaGACTGGACTCGCACGGGGTGCCCCGGGGCATGCACCCCCAGCCCTCCCTGTCCCGACAGAGCAGCTACAGCGGCCACGGGTCCCTGCCGCGCACGGGCGTCAGGAGGACGCCCTCGCTAAAGCCCGACGTCCCGCCCAAACCCAACGGGTTCGTCCCACAGACCGCCCAGATCAGGGTCGTGAACAAGTACAGCTACTGA